The following is a genomic window from Maniola hyperantus chromosome 15, iAphHyp1.2, whole genome shotgun sequence.
TACTTTTTGTCtagttttttttcttaaattatcTTAGTATGTTTCATTTTATTAATCAGTAAAATTATCgtaaattgtttgttttgtacCAACCCTGGTAGTGGGCAGCCATTTAATTTATTGTAGCACAATCAAACGTGCCACATAATACGTGTCACGCACACAAGCATACGAATTAgtcttcaattttcaaaatactgAGTTTTGCCtttctggagttttataatatcactagatgatgcccgcgacttcgtccgcgtaaatttatgtttttaaaaatcccttgggggATTTTTCCCTTGGGgaattttcggggataaaaagtagcctatttcaatTTCAGGGACGCAAcatacctctgtaccaaatttattataaatcggttaaactggtgGGCCTTTAAAAATtaccgtggggactctttgactttccgggataaaaagtagcctatgtccttccccagcatgtaagctaactctgtaccgaatttcatcaaaatcgcttaaacAGTTGAaacgtgaaaagctaacagacagacacactttcgcatttttaatattagtatggattgatttgcacattaagtaatatttattgggaattttattttgatagaaCTATAAATTCTCTTGTCTTATCTACATAAGCattaaattactcttttcaCCCTTAGTATTTTTATAGGTCAATCTCTACCATTTTTCATAAAAGCTAGTTTCCACTATGGATTTTAGAGCTTATGGAAGGGCTCAACTCTACTTCACAAGTCTTTTGTGTTTCAAAGTAGAAGtacccagttttttttttacttttattgtcTATTAATATTAGATTCGcttttatacagatttttactaactataatacatttattttttctGAATTAAATTGATGATAATACATAACAATTAATCAAtctctattatattatagtcttataaaatattaaatgaagAAAAGGAACTGATACAGTTGCATAAATTAACTAAGGGCGGTTTTCATGGGTGTCCGTAGCTTTTTTCCCGCGATGCGGACCTCTTCTAGTTGTAGTAGGTGTCTGTGTTGTTGTAGTAGGTGGCTGTGTTGTTGTCGTAGGTGCCTCCGTGGTTGTCGTCGCTGCCTCCGTGGTTGTTGTTGTAGTAGGTGGCTGTGTTGTTGTCGTAGGTGCCTCCGTGGTTGTCGTGGCTGCCTCCGTGGTTGTTGTTGTAGTAGGTGGCTGTGTTGTTGTCGTAGGTGCCTCCGTGGTTGTCGTGGCTGCCTCCGTGGTTGTTGTTGTAGTAGGTGGTTGTGTTGTTGTCGTAGGCGCCTCCGTGGTTGTTGTTGTAGTAGGCGGCTGTGTTGTTGTCGGAGGTGCCTCTTTGGTTGTTGTTGTAGTAGGTGCATCCGTGGTTGTCCTGGCTGCTTTcgtggttgttgttgttgttgacgTTTCTGGCGCTGAAGTTGTTGTTTCTGGCGTTGAGGTTGTTGTTTCTAGTGTAGTTGTTTCTGGTATTGGTGTTGATGTTTCCGAGGTTGGGGTTGTTGTTTTAGGTATTGTCAGCTTTAGTGTTATTGGCGCTGGAGTGGTTATTTCTGTTGAAGGATGTGGTGTGGTTGTAGGTGGTTCCGTTGTTGCTTCTGTTGTTTTAAGTGTCGTAGGCGTTGTGGGTAATTCCGTGGTTggtgttgttgttgttgattcCGTGGTAGTTGTTGTTGACTTCGTGGTTGTTCTTGTTGTTGTAGTTAGTTTTCTCGTTGATCCTGCGAGTATTATTTTGACAACGCTCAGTGGCATCCAATGTCCTGGCATGTTGGCTTCGACAGGGTTTGCGATGAAGATCAAAGGATCTCTCTCTGTACTTGTCGTTCCAAACGCGAGGAACGCAACCAGAACCGTTGTATACATGACGAGAAGTCGTTGGAATTATAATGGTATTGTGGATctgcaaataaatatttatgtattaagtattgaattaaattatagaaattaaaaaatcatgtaaAATAATTCATTGATCTTTTTaaacgactgcccaaaaaatgcgaaaaaaggagtgtaaaagcggcagaaaaataattttactgtaatacttcagcgtttattaagacgatcatagtcgggttttagtttttaactttattttattaaatactagcttatgctcgtgacttcgtccgcgtggactacataaatttcaaacctctatttcacccctgtaagggtagaattttcattaatcctttcttagcggatgtctacgtcataatagctatctgcatgccaaatttcagtccgatccgtccagtagtttgagctgtgcgttgatagatcagtcagtcagtcaccttttccttttatatatttagaagatttagaCAACTTCTAGTATATTAAAGCTTACTCACTTTATCCTGTGTAGATTAAGaatattttgtaagtttaaTTGGAACATGTTTTAGGCACTtgcaactaaaataaattaagtataataattttaaaaaatcggaGATTTCATAGAAACGAAACtgttggtttttttattttattttcttaaattgAACGAGTCTTGAAATTGAGCGTTCCGTTTATTGCACTTTGTAATTAAAATTAGTAATTTTGCATTACCgatttattgcattttgtaattaaaataagtaattttttattacatatCTTACAGCCCGTTTCCACTTGTCgtctgtcgggcccggattttaatcagGTAACTTGCGGGGCgcggcgtccccccacctcataccctgatggccagctcgacctgtcgcggactgtacatatatgtagtaggtaacaaaatattcttagtccCTCATATAACACGTCCGGGGAGAATGTACAGTTGCGCGATCCAACCAATACCAATTCCGTTTAATACCGTACTACCTCCTCGTATAAAGTTATAAAGTCGATCCTCGCACAAAAGCGgatttacaaacaaacaaaatgcaTTGCCTCAAATCGGTACGCCGAACTCACGATTCACGATTTACATCTGCAGTTCGTTTCAAACCCGCTCCGAATTTAGAACGGGGTCAAATGGagtgttaaaatattaaattcattGTTTTATTGCAGTACGAAATGTAGGATAGTAACTACACTGTTTACTTTATTACGAAATGATAATGAATAGAGGAGGCAAATACAGAGTACAGACAAAGAAATTAGAACTAGAGGAGTATTTCCGTATGTTAATAGTTGATAGTATGAGACATAAGCACGCTTTTTCATTCACTTTTTGTTTTACTTATCAATTATCATCACTgtcctctactaatacaagtacgctgaaCTTACGATTGCCAagcagccccccaattgtgtaagaaaaacgttaTCGTagtcgtcaacaaattctgccctttgattggctgtgaaaaaatgtaaacagcgaatcaataAATCgaaaccaatcaaagggcagaattttttgacgattacgataacgatgaatacgtttttttaCATTGACCTACTGAAATTCCAatagacacaaaaaaaaaccggccaagtgcgagtcaggctcgcgcaatgagggttccgtactacagtcgtattttttcgacattttgcacgataattcaaaaactatgaggcagaaaaataaataaaaatctgttttagaatgtacaggtgaagacctttcatatgatatcccacttgatatagtcactcacttcgaaagttgaaaatactaattattagttcatgaccacaattttttttttttgtgtaatctaaccctaaattcacggttttcagatttttccccaaatgtcagatataagatctacctacctgccaaatttcatgattctatgtcaacgggaagtaccctgtaggtttcttgacagacagacagacagacaacaaagtgatcctataagggttccgtttttccttttgaggtacggaaccctaataattgtcattttgtatggaacaCCATTTCCAGCGTGTAATATCTCCATTTCAGTGGTTTGAAGACGATAACCATACTTTCATGTTTACGTTATCAAAGCCAGTGTTAGCCACAATGAGTTATTGTATTTGTTTCGCACACTTGTATGTAGCCAACGTCCTTGGGTCGCAAATCATGTGGGTTATGAGGTCGGTGTGGGCAATCATGTAGCGTTATTCCCAAGTGCATATTATTCAAATTTTATGTAAACGTAAACGATTTATTTAGTATACATTTGTGACACGATTAGTTAGCGCAATCGCTTGCACCGGTTTTTTGGTTCCTCATTGTTAACAAGGAACAAAGGGCTTTCATTATGATCTGCCAAAACGGACAAACCGTTTATGTAGCtgatctagctaggatagccagttcttgatcttgtatcatttttaatattgtatatgcttatgtcaacaagcacgcaaatttgttcaagatcaaatccatgtatgtgtgtaactagatgattgaaaaataaacgttttatttatttatttaattgccaATAGCCCATTGCACAGTCTACTTAgtgtccgttcatcgtaacttgacgcgtgagttTATGTTGGTACTactgcaaatcacacaataaggAATGAttccccaacctcccgaataggaggacgtccgccttctatccGCCATCGCGGCTCTCGCCTGATGCCTAATAcctgtaggtagtaggtactctaaacataccagaagtgaagttaaatattaaccacgacgcGCAGCGGCTCATCGATAGTTTTACTCTTTATAACagttgctattgcaaccacgcAATCAAAAtcgcgacctaaacacaaaaagcgtTTAAtaatagtcggtcgagtctcgCGTCAGAACGAGACTTGTTTAAGAAtctttgtgtgtgtgttgtttcggattgactatgcttcgtaggccctactggccgctacagcgtcaccgggggggttggcgagcgcgaagctccgcctgggggtgagcccttagggctcgaagaaataattcgagaggtcggggggcaccGTCCTCccaagggcgcctcctgtgagcctcggaccacggcttagaaTGAAAAATGAATGAACGTTGgtatgggtggagttgttggactaaTGGTTAGTCCgcacgcccccgaggccgtggcgtgagtccacgtccgggtgacgttagaaatcggggacctcgtcttcgccggcgaagacgctgtgatgaggttgtattgtgtagccctacgagatagggagcattgtcggtcatgatttaatcgtcgggatcgttaaggacatgcttagggcgtcttttatcgggggaAGGGGCTTAGGGCATCTTttatcgggggggggggggggtcttttATCGGGGGGGGGCGTCTTTTAACGGGGGGGGGGGcttaagaatcatcaaacaCCCACATTTAGATCATAAGATCACGTGATTTCCATTCAATAGGCGGCAATAACAGTTCTATTACTTATTCTGAGCTAATGCTACTAAAATATAGTCCAGGAAAATTCATTATTCAACTTCAATAGTTGTATGAGATAAAATCACCACACACTCCACGGACATAACAGACAAGGACAAAAGCATTCATAATCCATCAAATCGTTGATCCTCTCAAAAATAATTGGCTCACGACAGACACTTGCCTGGAAAACCTACAGGAAGGGGGCACCTCCCACGTTTCCCCGTCGACTGGCCTGCACTTGTTGAGTCCTTTGTTGTCTGCAGTCTGCGTGTACCTAACTATTACTTCACGTCATTCCAGCGTTTATACATCCAGTATTATCGTTTTGTCGGTTGTTGCATGCAGAAATGTGCAGTACCTAAatactttgtttttgttttttaagggTACACTTCTTATGGGCTTATCCATACAAGCGTATTACGCCTATTAttctattactagctgatgcccgcgactttgtccgcgtggaaataggttttttaaaatcccgtgggaaatctttgattttccgggataaaaagtagcctacgtcactctccagcctttcttcgctctgggctggtttccgcaattaaacgtttccgtctgttgtgcgtctccagcctttatctatacccttgcaaaaaatcacgtcaatccgttgcaccgttgcacgGTGATCataggaaaaaccaacaaaccaaaaaaccaacaaacactctcgcatttataatatgacgtagacatccgctaggcaaggatttttgaaaattcaatccctatttgatatttgtgtagtccacgcgaacaaagtcgcgagccATAAGATAGTGTTCAATAAACTACAcagtcaatttttttaacaatgctaaactAGTTACTACTTAAGTACTAGAGCGACTCTAGTTCCACGGTTCCTAACCtggaggtaggtacttacctactagacgAATATTGCATAACAATATATAATGCACTTTGTAATAGTTAACTTAAATAAAACGCTATATTCTCTTTGGAGAACCAACTCGTAATCTAAGCCTATTCTATTGAATGCTCAACGGGATACCCACCACATGTGGTGAGTATTTCGTACCTTGTATTTTGCTCCTGAAAAACGTCaaacaagtcgagatggcaatcggggtatgaggcgggggggcccccgcacacccgctcacGCCTGCACTGGTTTAGCGCGGAGAGTGAGCGGGGattttcctccccgattgccatctcgacctgtcgcggactaataCGCACTTGGAAAACTAGCATTCATTAAATACAAAGTCTCGAAGATACCCTTCCGGGTACCAATAtcctaagtatataaaaaggGTTTTGATTTGTTTTGATTCGAAAATGACGCCACAGGAAGGGACCACCCCTGCCGTTTTCCCGTGAGTTGGTCTACACTTGTTGATTTCCTTTGTTGTCTGCAGTCGCCCCTCTGAGAGTGTACGTCTGAATTAACTCCAACATCAATACCGGATTTCGTCGGTTGTCGGATGCAAGAATCGCTAAAACTTAATAttcaaacccttttcattctgagaagacccgttctcagtagtgagctgacgatgggttgatcttgataATAGGTATGATACAATTACAAATTCGACAAGTTAATTTTATTgcgttaaacttaaaactactgcaaatattgaattttaatttgtattccTGTTTCAttcgtaattatttttaaattgctcCCAACATCATCCGGCGATTAACTTGGCTCTTCATCAAAGAGCACTCTAAGAAGCCTTTCTCTATAATATTAACCATAATAAAACGACTAAGTCCATAAGGAAGGCAATCTTATGCTGTATATCGTATATgtataggtagatcttataaagtTATGCAAGGCCTAATGGTCGTCTAATCACGCTATAATTTCTTTAATGTTTCCTCCAGAAATGGTAGAAAATGACCATAATAAATTGTTCTGAAGTTTTATTACTACTTTTAGTCAGGACACAAGGCTGTACTAGAATGATTTTAATCTTTATAGATTAACATTTTTCTATCTTCAGGTCCTATTAAAGTCAAAGTGTGTACATTGGCATAATATTCAAACGTTCAAAGATGGAGAAAACTGAAAAAGTTAGCGAAATTCTCCATCCCAAGAGTAGAAATGCAAGTTGCATCAGCAACATCGATCGTACTTTTAAAATGTTGAATGTGAAACGTCACTGCCGAATCAGTCCAATGCAGTCTCTCAATTTAAGAATGCGTTGCGTACCTCGTTTACTAACCCCCgacccaaaaatattttattatatcattttgaCGTGTGCTTGTCTGTGGTGTCGTAGCTCCTAAACGAATGAAccgattttttttagtttagtttaatattctttattatacaCCAAATATATTCTtaattgtacaccaaaaagaaaagacacagaaagaaacatgtaaaagaagaacatacaattagcggccttatcgctgtgaagcgatctctacaaggcaactaggttgaacagattttgatttagtttttttttaaagtggctTGATTGAGAGTATTCTTAGCTATAATCTAagaaaatctgttcagccgtttgaaAATTATCAGTTCTTTTCTAGTTTTCTTATTAGACCGCTTATACTATCCgacaatacataatattattagtatgcaGCCTCTAAAACGGTCAAATTCTAATAAGTGGGGCCAAATTCTAATAAAGCGACGTATTGGTGTAGTAGTGTGTAATGGTAATAACAGGGTGGAAAAATGTATGGGCCCTCCAGGGGAACCTTAAATCCTTAAGTCTATTTACCTCGGTCACTAGCTCAGCAACCCGTAGCGCAGTCTTCCATCATTGCATCTAATCGTGGGATAATTGACACGGGCGTGGGCGCTGCACTCGGCAGCTgctaacagtaggtacctacctacaatggaATAAGGACCGCACAAGATGCGTGAATTGTCTTTATGTTACTTGTACTTTATTACTTTATTGCTCACAATGAAGGTACATAACAGATTTAATGGTCgtgtaataaaattgaattgattgTTAGGACGATCTTAATCACTGTGTGACtgagttttgacgtttgatataaataactatcactatccatattaccACTATAcccatatcactacccatataggtacaaaaaaggaaaagctgactgactgactggtctgtCAACGCAAAGCTTATACCTTAAACGTGATTTCCATAATATGTGCAACTCcgtagaaaatatttaaaaaatcagtacccttattacaaatgcgaaagtgtgtttgtttgtttgtttattggtttgttggtttgtccttcaatcgtcGTAACGCTGCAAcgttttgacgtgattttttgcatgggtatagataaagacctggagagaaacataggctactttttatcccgaaaatcaaagagttcccactg
Proteins encoded in this region:
- the LOC138403314 gene encoding salivary glue protein Sgs-3-like; protein product: MYTTVLVAFLAFGTTSTERDPLIFIANPVEANMPGHWMPLSVVKIILAGSTRKLTTTTRTTTKSTTTTTESTTTTPTTELPTTPTTLKTTEATTEPPTTTPHPSTEITTPAPITLKLTIPKTTTPTSETSTPIPETTTLETTTSTPETTTSAPETSTTTTTTKAARTTTDAPTTTTTKEAPPTTTQPPTTTTTTEAPTTTTQPPTTTTTTEAATTTTEAPTTTTQPPTTTTTTEAATTTTEAPTTTTQPPTTTTTTEAATTTTEAPTTTTQPPTTTTQTPTTTRRGPHRGKKATDTHENRP